A single region of the Anguilla anguilla isolate fAngAng1 chromosome 17, fAngAng1.pri, whole genome shotgun sequence genome encodes:
- the engase gene encoding cytosolic endo-beta-N-acetylglucosaminidase, with product MENERVDEATQRRKSGGSEGDEVNSDRKRLKTENDSGRSCLDQPMDLRSVYEVVKYEPSHLPAKYYDTDTTEPVSYSLKSLDELLSWKRSEAHPFNVATVPLASRQPALTSGQRKTLVSHDMMGGYLDDRFVQGAESETPYAFYHWQYIDIFNYFSHSMVTVPPVVWTNAAHRHGVLVLGTFITEWTDGGKMCELFLAEEESYRAAADKLVQIAHCYGFDGWLINIENPLSANAVKNTPLFLRYLTDQMHERVARSRVLWYDSVLENGDLRWQNELNDRNRVFFQACDGIFTNYNWTEQSLEGMGLYPEAQGRLGDIYVGVDVFARGEVVGGKFETNKALELIRKHGLSAAIFAPGWVYETKDRKEFRVNQDRFWSLLSEFLYVHRPSSHLPFVSSFCQGFGENFFWKGKAESATSWFNLSAQEPQPLYLSETLEGSGSLRTRGCPAEAWSGGSALLLEGVVPPTLSKVCARIFSVHIPLASRTLVSFIYKSSEGVTVGLELKTTDAALCSYEGVQDVPHTSVQPRVLEGDHELVRRFTENCGVWRPDGWTVRCFLLELKGCALRDVCVNVSREEGDQDVPFSCRIGEIMVMDAESLTVPPLSVEDICLSDILWRRGVGRGPGTQDRLHLNGTLRWRYPAQLVRHFRLHWRRLRGPEPHSPPGPLTLIGRSYSSLFRVCELAVPEAPTVLELVVEPVTLEGFALPESHWGRKVLSYASGGGV from the exons ATGGAGAATGAAAGGGTAGATGAGGCCACGCAGAGAAGAAAAAGCGGGGGAAGTGAGGGAGACGAAGTCAACTCTGACCGAAAGcgactgaaaacagaaaatgacag TGGGAGGTCCTGTCTGGATCAGCCGATGGATTTGAGGAGTGTGTACGAAGTTGTGAAGTACGAACCGTCACATCTGCCAG CCAAATATTATGACACGGACACCACCGAGCCGGTAAGCTACAGCCTGAAGTCGTTGGACGAGCTGCTGTCATGGAAACGGAGCGAGGCCCACCCATTCAACGTGGCCACGGTGCCGTTAGCCAGCCGCCAGCCTGCGTTGACCAGCGGCCAGCGCAAGACCCTGGTGTCACATGACATGATGGGCGGATACCTGGATGACAG GTTTGTGcaaggggcggagtcagagacGCCGTACGCCTTCTACCACTGGCAGTACATCGACATCTTCAACTACTTCAGCCACAGCATGGTGACCGTCCCGCCCGTCGTCTGGACCAACGCTGCCCACAGGCACGGCGTCCTCGTTCTCG GAACCTTCATCACGGAGTGGACGGACGGCGGTAAGATGTGCGAGCTGTTCCTGGCGGAGGAGGAGTCTTACCGCGCCGCCGCGGATAAGCTGGTTCAGATCGCGCACTGCTACGGCTTCGACGGCTGGCTCATCAACATCGAGAACCCGCTGAGC GCAAACGCGGTGAAGAACACGCCCCTTTTCCTGCGGTACCTGACGGACCAGATGCACGAGCGCGTGGCTAGGAGCCGGGTGCTGTGGTACGACAGCGTGCTGGAGAATGGCGACCTCCGGTGGCAGAACGAGCTCAACGACAGGAACAG AGTGTTTTTCCAGGCGTGCGACGGCATTTTCACCAACTACAACTGGACGGAgcagagcctggaggggatggGCTTGTACCCCGAGGCTCAGGGCCGCCTGGGGGACATCTACGTGGGCGTGGACGTGTTCGCCCGGGGGGAAGTGGTGGGGGGGAAGTTTGAGACCAACAAG GCCCTGGAGCTCATTCGCAAGCACGGGCTCTCTGCCGCCATCTTCGCGCCCGGCTGGGTGTACGAGACGAAGGACAGGAAGGAGTTCCGGGTGAACCAGGACAG GTTCTGGAGCCTGCTGTCTGAATTCCTGTATGTTCATCGCCCGTCCTCCCACCTCCCTTTCGTCTCGTCCTTCTGCCAGGGGTTTGGCGAGAATTTCTTCTGGAAGGGGAAG GCGGAGAGCGCCACCTCCTGGTTCAACCTGAGCGCGCAGGAGCCGCAGCCGCTGTACCTGAGCGAGACTCTGGAGGGGTCGGGCAGCCTGAGGACGCGCGGCTGTCCCGCAGAGGCCTGGAGCGGCGGCTCCGCCCTGCTGCTGGAGGGCGTGGTCCCGCCCACGCTGTCCAAAGTGTGCGCCAG GATATTCTCTGTCCACATTCCGCTGGCCTCCAGGACGCTCGTCTCCTTCATCTACAAGTCCTCTGAGGGAGTCACAGTCGGGCTGGAGCTGAAGACCACCGACGCGGCGCTCTGCTCCTACGAGGGAGTCCAGGACGTCCCGC acACCAGTGTGCAGCCCAGGGTTCTGGAGGGGGACCATGAGCTGGTTCGGCGTTTCACAGAGAACTGCGGGGTGTGGAGGCCGGACGGCTGGACTGTGAG GTGCTTCCTGTTGGAGCTGAAAGGCTGTGCCCTGCGGGACGTCTGTGTGAACGTGAGCCGGGAGGAGGGGGACCAGGACGTCCCCTTCAGCTGCAGGATCGGCGAGATCATG GTGATGGATGCAGAGAGCCTGACGgtgccccccctctctgtggAAGACATCTGCCTGTCGGACATCCTGTGGCGGAGGGGCGTGGGGCGCGGGCCGGGCACCCAGGACCGGCTGCACCTGAACGGCACGCTGCGCTGGCGCTACCCCGCGCAGCTGGTGCGCCACTTCCGCCTGCACTGGCGCCGGCTGCGGGGGCCCGAGCCGCActcgccccccggccccctcacCCTGATTGGACGCTCGTACTCCTCGCTGTTCCGGGTGTGTGAGCTGGCGGTGCCCGAGGCGCCCACCGTGCTGGAGCTGGTGGTGGAGCCCGTCACCCTCGAGGGCTTCGCCCTGCCCGAGTCGCACTGGGGCCGCAAGGTCCTCAGCTACGCcagcgggggaggggtttaG
- the LOC118216807 gene encoding casein kinase I isoform X3, giving the protein MELRVGNRYRLGRKIGSGSFGDIYLGTDISVGEEVAIKLECVKTKHPQLHIESKIYKMMQGGVGIPTIKWCGAEGDYNVMVMELLGPSLEDLFNFCSRKFSLKTVLLLADQMISRIEYIHSKNFIHRDVKPDNFLMGLGKKGNLVYIIDFGLAKKYRDARTHQHIPYRENKNLTGTARYASINTHLGIEQSRRDDLESLGYVLMYFNLGSLPWQGLKAATKRQKYERISEKKMSTPIEVLCKGYPSEFATYLNFCRSLRFDDKPDYSYLRQLFRNLFHRQGFSYDYVFDWNMLKFGANRVAEDAERERRDREERMRHSRNPGARGLPTASGRPRGAQDATPPAPLTPTSHTANTSPRAVSGAERERKVSMRLHRGAPVNVSSSDLTGRQDPSRMSTSQNSIPLDHHGN; this is encoded by the exons atGGAACTCCGAGTCGGAAACCGATACAGACTGGGCAGAAAAATTGGAAGTGGATCTTTCGGTGATATTTATTTGG GTACAGACATCTCCGTGGGGGAGGAAGTGGCCATCAAGTTGGAATGTGTGAAGACCAAACACCCCCAGCTCCACATCGAGAGCAAGATCTACAAGATGATGCAGGGAGGAG TGGGCATTCCCACCATTAAGTGGTGCGGGGCGGAGGGGGACTACAACGTGATGGTGATGGAGCTGCTGGGGCCCAGCCTGGAGGACCTCTTCAACTTCTGCTCCCGCAAGTTCAGCCTGAAGACCGTCCTGCTGCTCGCTGACCAGATG ATCAGCCGCATAGAGTACATCCACTCCAAGAACTTCATCCACCGAGACGTCAAGCCCGACAACTTCCTGATGGGCCTGGGGAAGAAGGGCAACCTGGTCTACATCATCGACTTCGGGCTGGCCAAGAAGTACCGCGACGCCCGCACCCACCAGCACATCCCCTACCGCGAGAACAAGAACCTGACCGGCACCGCCCGCTACGCCTCCATCAACACCCACCTGGGCATAG AGCAGTCGCGGCGTGACGACCTGGAGTCTCTGGGCTACGTGCTGATGTACTTCAACCTGGGCTCCCTGCCCTGGCAGGGCCTCAAGGCCGCCACCAAGAGGCAGAAGTACGAGCGCATCAGCGAGAAGAAGATGTCCACCCCCATCGAGGTGCTCTGCAAGGGCTACCCCT CCGAATTCGCCACGTACCTCAACTTCTGCCGCTCCCTGCGGTTCGACGACAAGCCCGACTACTCGTACCTGCGCCAGCTCTTCCGCAACCTGTTCCACCGACAGGGCTTCTCCTACGACTACGTGTTCGACTGGAACATGCTGAAGTTT GGTGCTAACAGAGTGGCGGAGGACGCTGAGCGGGAGCGGAGGGACCGGGAGGAGCGGATGAGGCACAGCAGGAACCCCGGAGCCCGGGGCCTCCCCACCGCCTCGGGACGTCCCAGAGGAGCGCAGGACGCCACCCCACCCGCACCCCTCACCCCTACCTCACACACCG CCAACACCTCGCCCCGCGCCGTGTCCGGGGCGGAGCGCGAACGCAAGGTCAGCATGCGGCTCCACCGCGGAGCCCCCGTCAACGTCTCCTCCTCCGATCTGACGGGCCGCCAGGACCCCTCCCGCATGTCCACGTCACAG aATAGCATTCCCCTCGATCACCACGGCAACTAG
- the LOC118216807 gene encoding casein kinase I isoform X2, with translation MELRVGNRYRLGRKIGSGSFGDIYLGTDISVGEEVAIKLECVKTKHPQLHIESKIYKMMQGGVGIPTIKWCGAEGDYNVMVMELLGPSLEDLFNFCSRKFSLKTVLLLADQMISRIEYIHSKNFIHRDVKPDNFLMGLGKKGNLVYIIDFGLAKKYRDARTHQHIPYRENKNLTGTARYASINTHLGIEQSRRDDLESLGYVLMYFNLGSLPWQGLKAATKRQKYERISEKKMSTPIEVLCKGYPSEFATYLNFCRSLRFDDKPDYSYLRQLFRNLFHRQGFSYDYVFDWNMLKFGANRVAEDAERERRDREERMRHSRNPGARGLPTASGRPRGAQDATPPAPLTPTSHTANTSPRAVSGAERERKVSMRLHRGAPVNVSSSDLTGRQDPSRMSTSQHSPRSPRQLAARHVLV, from the exons atGGAACTCCGAGTCGGAAACCGATACAGACTGGGCAGAAAAATTGGAAGTGGATCTTTCGGTGATATTTATTTGG GTACAGACATCTCCGTGGGGGAGGAAGTGGCCATCAAGTTGGAATGTGTGAAGACCAAACACCCCCAGCTCCACATCGAGAGCAAGATCTACAAGATGATGCAGGGAGGAG TGGGCATTCCCACCATTAAGTGGTGCGGGGCGGAGGGGGACTACAACGTGATGGTGATGGAGCTGCTGGGGCCCAGCCTGGAGGACCTCTTCAACTTCTGCTCCCGCAAGTTCAGCCTGAAGACCGTCCTGCTGCTCGCTGACCAGATG ATCAGCCGCATAGAGTACATCCACTCCAAGAACTTCATCCACCGAGACGTCAAGCCCGACAACTTCCTGATGGGCCTGGGGAAGAAGGGCAACCTGGTCTACATCATCGACTTCGGGCTGGCCAAGAAGTACCGCGACGCCCGCACCCACCAGCACATCCCCTACCGCGAGAACAAGAACCTGACCGGCACCGCCCGCTACGCCTCCATCAACACCCACCTGGGCATAG AGCAGTCGCGGCGTGACGACCTGGAGTCTCTGGGCTACGTGCTGATGTACTTCAACCTGGGCTCCCTGCCCTGGCAGGGCCTCAAGGCCGCCACCAAGAGGCAGAAGTACGAGCGCATCAGCGAGAAGAAGATGTCCACCCCCATCGAGGTGCTCTGCAAGGGCTACCCCT CCGAATTCGCCACGTACCTCAACTTCTGCCGCTCCCTGCGGTTCGACGACAAGCCCGACTACTCGTACCTGCGCCAGCTCTTCCGCAACCTGTTCCACCGACAGGGCTTCTCCTACGACTACGTGTTCGACTGGAACATGCTGAAGTTT GGTGCTAACAGAGTGGCGGAGGACGCTGAGCGGGAGCGGAGGGACCGGGAGGAGCGGATGAGGCACAGCAGGAACCCCGGAGCCCGGGGCCTCCCCACCGCCTCGGGACGTCCCAGAGGAGCGCAGGACGCCACCCCACCCGCACCCCTCACCCCTACCTCACACACCG CCAACACCTCGCCCCGCGCCGTGTCCGGGGCGGAGCGCGAACGCAAGGTCAGCATGCGGCTCCACCGCGGAGCCCCCGTCAACGTCTCCTCCTCCGATCTGACGGGCCGCCAGGACCCCTCCCGCATGTCCACGTCACAG CATTCCCCTCGATCACCACGGCAACTAGCTGCTCGCCACGTTCTGGTCTGA
- the LOC118216807 gene encoding casein kinase I isoform X4, with the protein MELRVGNRYRLGRKIGSGSFGDIYLGTDISVGEEVAIKLECVKTKHPQLHIESKIYKMMQGGVGIPTIKWCGAEGDYNVMVMELLGPSLEDLFNFCSRKFSLKTVLLLADQMISRIEYIHSKNFIHRDVKPDNFLMGLGKKGNLVYIIDFGLAKKYRDARTHQHIPYRENKNLTGTARYASINTHLGIEQSRRDDLESLGYVLMYFNLGSLPWQGLKAATKRQKYERISEKKMSTPIEVLCKGYPSEFATYLNFCRSLRFDDKPDYSYLRQLFRNLFHRQGFSYDYVFDWNMLKFGANRVAEDAERERRDREERMRHSRNPGARGLPTASGRPRGAQDATPPAPLTPTSHTANTSPRAVSGAERERKVSMRLHRGAPVNVSSSDLTGRQDPSRMSTSQWARSIY; encoded by the exons atGGAACTCCGAGTCGGAAACCGATACAGACTGGGCAGAAAAATTGGAAGTGGATCTTTCGGTGATATTTATTTGG GTACAGACATCTCCGTGGGGGAGGAAGTGGCCATCAAGTTGGAATGTGTGAAGACCAAACACCCCCAGCTCCACATCGAGAGCAAGATCTACAAGATGATGCAGGGAGGAG TGGGCATTCCCACCATTAAGTGGTGCGGGGCGGAGGGGGACTACAACGTGATGGTGATGGAGCTGCTGGGGCCCAGCCTGGAGGACCTCTTCAACTTCTGCTCCCGCAAGTTCAGCCTGAAGACCGTCCTGCTGCTCGCTGACCAGATG ATCAGCCGCATAGAGTACATCCACTCCAAGAACTTCATCCACCGAGACGTCAAGCCCGACAACTTCCTGATGGGCCTGGGGAAGAAGGGCAACCTGGTCTACATCATCGACTTCGGGCTGGCCAAGAAGTACCGCGACGCCCGCACCCACCAGCACATCCCCTACCGCGAGAACAAGAACCTGACCGGCACCGCCCGCTACGCCTCCATCAACACCCACCTGGGCATAG AGCAGTCGCGGCGTGACGACCTGGAGTCTCTGGGCTACGTGCTGATGTACTTCAACCTGGGCTCCCTGCCCTGGCAGGGCCTCAAGGCCGCCACCAAGAGGCAGAAGTACGAGCGCATCAGCGAGAAGAAGATGTCCACCCCCATCGAGGTGCTCTGCAAGGGCTACCCCT CCGAATTCGCCACGTACCTCAACTTCTGCCGCTCCCTGCGGTTCGACGACAAGCCCGACTACTCGTACCTGCGCCAGCTCTTCCGCAACCTGTTCCACCGACAGGGCTTCTCCTACGACTACGTGTTCGACTGGAACATGCTGAAGTTT GGTGCTAACAGAGTGGCGGAGGACGCTGAGCGGGAGCGGAGGGACCGGGAGGAGCGGATGAGGCACAGCAGGAACCCCGGAGCCCGGGGCCTCCCCACCGCCTCGGGACGTCCCAGAGGAGCGCAGGACGCCACCCCACCCGCACCCCTCACCCCTACCTCACACACCG CCAACACCTCGCCCCGCGCCGTGTCCGGGGCGGAGCGCGAACGCAAGGTCAGCATGCGGCTCCACCGCGGAGCCCCCGTCAACGTCTCCTCCTCCGATCTGACGGGCCGCCAGGACCCCTCCCGCATGTCCACGTCACAG TGGGCCAGATCCATCTACTGA
- the LOC118216807 gene encoding casein kinase I isoform X1, producing the protein MELRVGNRYRLGRKIGSGSFGDIYLGTDISVGEEVAIKLECVKTKHPQLHIESKIYKMMQGGVGIPTIKWCGAEGDYNVMVMELLGPSLEDLFNFCSRKFSLKTVLLLADQMISRIEYIHSKNFIHRDVKPDNFLMGLGKKGNLVYIIDFGLAKKYRDARTHQHIPYRENKNLTGTARYASINTHLGIEQSRRDDLESLGYVLMYFNLGSLPWQGLKAATKRQKYERISEKKMSTPIEVLCKGYPSEFATYLNFCRSLRFDDKPDYSYLRQLFRNLFHRQGFSYDYVFDWNMLKFGANRVAEDAERERRDREERMRHSRNPGARGLPTASGRPRGAQDATPPAPLTPTSHTANTSPRAVSGAERERKVSMRLHRGAPVNVSSSDLTGRQDPSRMSTSQVLSRVAPGGVQSAAPR; encoded by the exons atGGAACTCCGAGTCGGAAACCGATACAGACTGGGCAGAAAAATTGGAAGTGGATCTTTCGGTGATATTTATTTGG GTACAGACATCTCCGTGGGGGAGGAAGTGGCCATCAAGTTGGAATGTGTGAAGACCAAACACCCCCAGCTCCACATCGAGAGCAAGATCTACAAGATGATGCAGGGAGGAG TGGGCATTCCCACCATTAAGTGGTGCGGGGCGGAGGGGGACTACAACGTGATGGTGATGGAGCTGCTGGGGCCCAGCCTGGAGGACCTCTTCAACTTCTGCTCCCGCAAGTTCAGCCTGAAGACCGTCCTGCTGCTCGCTGACCAGATG ATCAGCCGCATAGAGTACATCCACTCCAAGAACTTCATCCACCGAGACGTCAAGCCCGACAACTTCCTGATGGGCCTGGGGAAGAAGGGCAACCTGGTCTACATCATCGACTTCGGGCTGGCCAAGAAGTACCGCGACGCCCGCACCCACCAGCACATCCCCTACCGCGAGAACAAGAACCTGACCGGCACCGCCCGCTACGCCTCCATCAACACCCACCTGGGCATAG AGCAGTCGCGGCGTGACGACCTGGAGTCTCTGGGCTACGTGCTGATGTACTTCAACCTGGGCTCCCTGCCCTGGCAGGGCCTCAAGGCCGCCACCAAGAGGCAGAAGTACGAGCGCATCAGCGAGAAGAAGATGTCCACCCCCATCGAGGTGCTCTGCAAGGGCTACCCCT CCGAATTCGCCACGTACCTCAACTTCTGCCGCTCCCTGCGGTTCGACGACAAGCCCGACTACTCGTACCTGCGCCAGCTCTTCCGCAACCTGTTCCACCGACAGGGCTTCTCCTACGACTACGTGTTCGACTGGAACATGCTGAAGTTT GGTGCTAACAGAGTGGCGGAGGACGCTGAGCGGGAGCGGAGGGACCGGGAGGAGCGGATGAGGCACAGCAGGAACCCCGGAGCCCGGGGCCTCCCCACCGCCTCGGGACGTCCCAGAGGAGCGCAGGACGCCACCCCACCCGCACCCCTCACCCCTACCTCACACACCG CCAACACCTCGCCCCGCGCCGTGTCCGGGGCGGAGCGCGAACGCAAGGTCAGCATGCGGCTCCACCGCGGAGCCCCCGTCAACGTCTCCTCCTCCGATCTGACGGGCCGCCAGGACCCCTCCCGCATGTCCACGTCACAG